One window of the Amycolatopsis mediterranei genome contains the following:
- a CDS encoding phosphotransferase family protein gives MVDGSPAARTKVGIADRADVVRRATNAAGQPLHQLEPLPGGTSSLTYSAVTDSGVRVVVKVAPPGLEPVRNRDVLRQARVLTALSEVPEVAVPEVLGSDPGAPPDVPPLFVMSYADGESYEPRHIARARRPPAADVRGRATAAARMLAALHTADPAKLGITEEAVTLETEVERWRKALATCALEPAAARAELECREQLTAAIPAPLRPAVLHGDWRLGNMQCDGAGIRAVIDWEIWSIGDPRLDLAWLRLMSDPAHPTAVAPEAPTLEPGELLAAYGSPVADLAWFDALVRYKQAAASALLVKNAERRDQVTDRVERMRRGIPLLLTAALTHLTRR, from the coding sequence ATGGTCGACGGATCACCAGCAGCGCGGACGAAGGTCGGCATCGCCGATCGCGCCGACGTCGTCCGGCGGGCGACGAACGCCGCCGGACAGCCACTGCACCAACTCGAGCCCCTGCCCGGCGGTACTTCCAGCCTCACCTACTCCGCCGTGACGGACTCCGGCGTCCGCGTCGTCGTGAAGGTCGCCCCGCCCGGGCTCGAGCCGGTCCGCAACCGGGACGTCCTGCGCCAGGCGCGGGTGCTGACGGCGCTGTCCGAGGTGCCTGAGGTGGCCGTCCCGGAGGTGCTGGGGTCCGACCCCGGTGCCCCGCCGGACGTCCCCCCGCTGTTCGTCATGTCCTATGCGGACGGTGAGAGCTACGAACCCCGGCACATCGCGCGCGCACGTCGGCCGCCGGCGGCCGACGTGCGCGGCCGGGCCACGGCGGCGGCCCGCATGCTGGCGGCCCTGCACACCGCCGACCCGGCGAAGCTGGGGATCACCGAGGAAGCCGTGACGCTGGAAACCGAGGTCGAGCGGTGGCGGAAAGCGCTGGCAACGTGCGCGCTCGAGCCGGCCGCCGCCCGCGCCGAACTCGAGTGCCGCGAACAGCTCACCGCGGCGATCCCCGCTCCCCTGCGGCCCGCGGTGCTGCACGGCGATTGGCGGCTGGGCAACATGCAGTGCGACGGCGCCGGCATCCGGGCGGTGATCGACTGGGAGATCTGGTCGATCGGCGACCCGCGGCTGGACCTCGCGTGGCTGCGGCTGATGTCCGATCCCGCGCACCCGACCGCCGTCGCGCCGGAGGCACCCACGCTGGAACCCGGCGAACTGCTGGCCGCGTACGGCTCCCCGGTGGCGGACCTGGCGTGGTTCGACGCGCTCGTGCGGTACAAGCAGGCCGCCGCGTCCGCGCTGCTGGTGAAGAACGCCGAGCGCCGCGACCAGGTCACCGACCGAGTGGAGCGGATGCGCCGCGGGATCCCGCTGCTGCTCACCGCCGCGCTCACCCACCTCACCCGCCGCTAG
- a CDS encoding cytochrome P450: MSTMLEPEGTYEGVPAYHYDNTASGPVLSHHQRWDEIAATHSGFRSSIARGYWVVTDGAAVQEALQDWRTFSSKSVTALDPDPKFLWIPEMLDPPVHTQWRRLLGREFSPNAVAAREPEIRRVAAEMIDRLTGAGGADVLDEFARRFPTLIFLRLMGLPEEDLDKFLGWVHNMLHLSYEQDPDRSRQLAAITEASAYFEEQIALRRQAPRDDLLSRAMTWEIDGEPISDRDMHAFCVLMFQAGLDTVPISVGWALYHFAGHPEQRAAIVADPSLIPTSVEEILRVYSFVIPARKATKDVEIGGCPVKSGEMVMLPLAVSNRDPARYENPFEVDLNRKTSNHIAFGSGPHRCLGSHLARLELNVAIEEWHQRIPDYRIADGQDLEETGNMYGLKSLRLEW; this comes from the coding sequence ATGAGCACCATGCTCGAGCCGGAGGGAACCTACGAAGGGGTGCCCGCCTACCACTACGACAACACCGCGAGCGGTCCGGTCCTGAGCCACCACCAGCGGTGGGACGAGATCGCCGCGACGCACTCCGGGTTCCGCAGCAGCATCGCGCGCGGGTACTGGGTGGTCACCGACGGCGCGGCGGTGCAGGAAGCGCTGCAGGACTGGCGGACGTTCTCGAGCAAGTCCGTGACGGCGCTCGACCCGGACCCGAAGTTCCTGTGGATCCCGGAAATGCTGGACCCGCCCGTGCACACGCAATGGCGGCGGCTGCTGGGGCGGGAGTTCTCACCGAACGCGGTCGCCGCCCGGGAACCGGAGATCCGGCGGGTCGCGGCCGAGATGATCGACCGGCTGACCGGCGCCGGTGGCGCCGACGTCCTCGACGAGTTCGCCCGCCGGTTCCCCACGCTGATCTTCCTACGGCTGATGGGCTTGCCCGAAGAGGACCTGGACAAGTTCCTCGGCTGGGTGCACAACATGCTGCACTTGTCCTACGAGCAGGACCCGGACCGGAGCCGGCAGCTGGCGGCGATCACCGAGGCGTCGGCGTACTTCGAGGAGCAGATCGCGCTGCGGCGGCAAGCCCCGCGGGACGACCTGCTCTCCCGCGCGATGACGTGGGAGATCGACGGCGAGCCGATCAGCGATCGGGACATGCACGCCTTCTGCGTGCTGATGTTCCAGGCCGGGCTGGACACGGTCCCGATCTCGGTCGGCTGGGCCCTGTATCACTTCGCCGGTCATCCCGAGCAGCGCGCGGCGATCGTGGCCGACCCGTCGCTCATCCCGACGAGCGTGGAGGAGATCCTCCGCGTCTACTCGTTCGTCATTCCGGCCCGCAAGGCGACGAAGGACGTCGAGATCGGTGGCTGCCCGGTCAAGTCCGGCGAGATGGTGATGCTCCCGCTGGCGGTCAGCAACCGTGACCCCGCGCGGTACGAGAACCCCTTCGAAGTGGACCTGAACCGCAAGACCAGCAACCACATCGCGTTCGGTTCCGGGCCGCACCGCTGCCTGGGCTCGCACCTGGCCCGTCTCGAGCTGAACGTGGCGATCGAGGAGTGGCATCAGCGGATCCCGGACTACCGGATCGCGGACGGCCAGGACCTGGAGGAGACCGGCAACATGTACGGCCTGAAGTCACTGAGGCTCGAGTGGTGA
- a CDS encoding crotonase/enoyl-CoA hydratase family protein produces MPDEVVVERHGAVQVITINRPRVKNALDAAVAAGVAAAADELDESAELRVGVLTGAGGTFSAGMDLKAFLRGESPAIEGRGLCGITMTPPRKPLIGAVEGWALAGGFELLLACDLVVAARTARFGVPEVKRSLVAGGGAALLLPRRVPFALALELLLTGEPFDAERAAAAGLVNRLTDDGGALEGALRLAGTIAANGPLAVAATKQIARSSADWTLEEGWAEQAEIVRPVFDSDDAKEGATAFAEKRAPVWRGR; encoded by the coding sequence GTGCCGGACGAGGTTGTCGTCGAGCGCCACGGCGCCGTCCAGGTGATCACTATCAATCGCCCCCGGGTGAAGAACGCCCTCGACGCCGCCGTGGCGGCCGGGGTGGCGGCGGCCGCCGACGAGCTCGACGAGTCGGCCGAGCTGCGGGTCGGCGTGCTCACCGGCGCGGGCGGGACGTTCTCCGCCGGGATGGACCTGAAAGCGTTCCTGCGCGGCGAAAGCCCGGCGATCGAGGGGCGCGGGCTGTGCGGGATCACGATGACGCCGCCGCGCAAACCACTCATCGGCGCGGTGGAGGGCTGGGCGCTGGCCGGCGGGTTCGAGCTGCTGCTCGCTTGCGACCTCGTCGTCGCGGCGCGGACGGCGCGGTTCGGGGTCCCCGAGGTGAAGCGGTCACTGGTGGCAGGCGGCGGTGCGGCGTTGCTCCTGCCGCGGCGGGTGCCGTTCGCGCTCGCGCTGGAGCTCCTGCTGACGGGCGAGCCGTTCGACGCGGAACGCGCGGCCGCGGCCGGCCTGGTGAACCGGCTCACCGACGACGGCGGCGCGCTCGAAGGGGCACTGCGGCTGGCCGGGACCATCGCCGCCAACGGCCCGCTCGCCGTCGCCGCGACCAAGCAGATTGCCCGGTCGAGTGCCGACTGGACGCTTGAAGAGGGCTGGGCCGAGCAGGCCGAGATCGTCCGGCCGGTGTTCGACTCGGACGACGCCAAGGAAGGGGCGACCGCGTTCGCCGAGAAGCGCGCGCCGGTCTGGCGGGGGCGCTGA
- a CDS encoding CaiB/BaiF CoA transferase family protein: MEGVRVLEVAQFTFVPAAGAVLADWGADVIKIEHAERGDGQRGLSRVLGVATASEGSSFFPIMEGPNRGKRSVGLALEKPSARAVFEELVRSSDVFLTNFLPGARAKLKIDVEDVREINPDIIYVRGSGFGARGPESTKGGYDSTAFWARGGSAAGLTLPEVERMPRMPAGAYGDSMGGMTIAGGIAAALYSRQVTGEPSVVDVSLLGVGAWATQYSVNQALMTGGPLPPREQPKYGSATNPLIGAYRTADGRWLEFAMLQPGRYWPEFCRLAGREDLAADPRFADVSQIMANASAAAEIVAEIIGARTFAEWTEILSHGEGQWAAVQNAWEVAQDPSLRANGLIARVVDAEGKERELVANPVQFEETAATLTRAPLFAEHTDEVLRELGLSEEELIQLKIDGAAT; this comes from the coding sequence ATGGAAGGTGTGCGCGTCCTGGAGGTCGCGCAGTTCACGTTCGTCCCTGCGGCGGGTGCCGTGCTCGCGGACTGGGGCGCCGACGTCATCAAGATCGAGCACGCCGAGCGGGGTGACGGCCAACGCGGGTTGTCGCGGGTGCTCGGTGTGGCGACGGCGAGCGAGGGCTCGTCGTTCTTCCCGATCATGGAGGGCCCGAACCGCGGCAAGCGCAGTGTCGGGCTGGCCCTGGAGAAACCGTCCGCGCGGGCGGTGTTCGAGGAGCTGGTCCGCTCCAGTGACGTCTTCTTGACAAACTTCTTGCCCGGCGCGCGGGCGAAGCTGAAGATCGACGTCGAGGACGTCCGGGAAATCAACCCGGACATCATCTACGTGCGAGGGAGCGGCTTCGGTGCCCGGGGGCCGGAGAGCACCAAGGGCGGTTACGACAGCACCGCGTTCTGGGCGCGTGGCGGCAGCGCGGCCGGGCTGACCCTGCCCGAAGTCGAGCGGATGCCGAGGATGCCGGCCGGTGCCTACGGCGATTCGATGGGCGGGATGACGATCGCGGGTGGAATCGCCGCCGCCCTGTACTCGCGCCAGGTCACCGGCGAACCGTCCGTTGTGGACGTTTCCCTGCTCGGCGTGGGCGCGTGGGCGACCCAGTACTCGGTGAACCAGGCCCTGATGACGGGCGGCCCGCTGCCCCCGCGAGAGCAGCCGAAGTATGGCTCGGCCACCAACCCGCTGATCGGCGCGTACCGCACAGCTGACGGCCGGTGGCTCGAGTTCGCGATGCTGCAGCCGGGCCGGTACTGGCCGGAGTTCTGCCGGCTGGCCGGCCGAGAGGACCTCGCGGCCGATCCGCGCTTCGCCGACGTCTCGCAGATCATGGCCAATGCTTCCGCGGCCGCGGAGATCGTCGCGGAGATCATCGGGGCGCGGACGTTCGCAGAGTGGACCGAGATCCTGTCGCACGGCGAGGGCCAGTGGGCGGCGGTGCAGAACGCGTGGGAGGTGGCGCAGGACCCGTCGTTGCGCGCGAACGGGCTGATCGCCCGGGTCGTGGACGCGGAAGGGAAAGAGCGGGAGCTGGTGGCGAACCCGGTCCAGTTCGAGGAGACCGCGGCGACGCTCACCCGGGCGCCCCTGTTCGCCGAGCACACCGACGAGGTCCTGCGTGAACTGGGTTTGTCCGAAGAGGAACTGATCCAGCTGAAGATCGACGGCGCGGCAACGTGA
- a CDS encoding pentapeptide repeat-containing protein → MSRAERDQPPRSSNHIGLRSNLVTVAMILTGVTLLCAATIWLPTVIVTTTQSRTAAGGQLSAAEVLNAENSVRTSLIQAFGGIILLIGIVLTTRQLRINRDQVAANWAQLELSRRTSLESFEATRQVQQRETFSRAVDQLGSESTTTRLGGAASLEQLAREDDQLRDIAVEILCAFIRNGSPLAHTNNGDADQEQQARWGRPSQRPPVDIQLALTALGRAWNEAPTLEELLRRTDRNLVDLSSTSLRGANLTLAHFEGALFRGSNLQEVNLSGSFCEGANFAAANCARANFAGNQMSGSYFSEASAIQADFHGTDLFMADLSDADLRGAQFAQANLTGSDLTNALLADEDGTNAANFRGAVADATTKWPTDFDPAQAGVEDVTDSASEMANSTDE, encoded by the coding sequence ATGAGCAGGGCCGAGCGGGACCAGCCACCTCGAAGTTCGAACCACATCGGGCTCAGGTCAAACCTCGTTACAGTCGCGATGATACTGACCGGCGTCACGCTTCTATGCGCGGCAACCATTTGGCTGCCGACAGTGATCGTCACGACCACACAGTCGCGCACAGCAGCAGGAGGTCAGCTCTCCGCCGCTGAAGTGCTCAACGCCGAGAACAGTGTTCGTACATCCCTGATTCAAGCATTTGGTGGAATAATCCTGCTGATTGGGATAGTCCTGACAACACGACAACTTCGCATCAACCGGGACCAGGTGGCAGCAAACTGGGCGCAGCTGGAACTCAGCAGACGAACCAGCCTCGAAAGCTTCGAGGCCACCAGGCAGGTTCAACAGAGAGAGACATTCTCACGGGCCGTGGACCAGCTTGGCAGCGAGAGCACCACCACCCGACTCGGCGGAGCAGCCTCCCTGGAGCAGCTTGCCCGAGAAGATGATCAGCTTCGAGATATCGCCGTCGAAATCTTGTGTGCCTTCATTCGCAATGGATCCCCACTTGCTCACACGAACAACGGAGATGCAGACCAAGAGCAACAGGCCCGGTGGGGTCGACCGTCACAGCGGCCACCGGTGGACATCCAGCTGGCTCTCACGGCACTCGGGAGAGCCTGGAACGAAGCGCCTACCCTGGAAGAACTTCTCCGCCGGACCGACCGAAACCTGGTCGACCTTTCTTCGACGTCCCTCCGCGGCGCAAACCTAACATTGGCACATTTCGAAGGGGCACTGTTTCGTGGATCAAACTTGCAAGAGGTGAACCTCTCGGGAAGCTTCTGCGAGGGCGCAAACTTCGCTGCCGCGAATTGCGCTCGCGCGAATTTTGCCGGAAATCAGATGTCCGGCTCATACTTTTCGGAAGCATCCGCCATCCAGGCAGACTTCCACGGCACCGACCTGTTCATGGCGGATCTCAGCGACGCAGACCTCAGAGGAGCCCAGTTCGCCCAGGCCAATCTGACAGGATCAGACCTGACCAATGCGCTACTGGCCGACGAAGACGGGACCAACGCCGCGAACTTTCGAGGAGCGGTAGCAGACGCCACCACCAAGTGGCCGACGGATTTCGATCCCGCTCAGGCCGGAGTCGAGGATGTGACCGACTCCGCTTCCGAGATGGCGAACTCGACGGATGAGTAA
- a CDS encoding VOC family protein — MTPPLNAADLYHTGIVVPDLEASMARLAEVAGYRWTTIQSAELTIRLADGERILTLRYAYSLDGPHLELVQEIPGTPWTAAPRVATHHLGYFCDDVPATSKLLEESGFAFEAGAVLEGTPSLFAYHLDPSGVRIEVVDRGLIPDFPTYLRARTPR; from the coding sequence GTGACACCGCCGCTCAATGCCGCGGACCTCTACCACACGGGAATCGTGGTCCCAGACCTCGAAGCGTCGATGGCACGGCTGGCCGAGGTCGCCGGTTATCGGTGGACGACGATCCAGTCCGCCGAGTTGACCATCCGCCTCGCGGACGGCGAGCGGATATTGACACTGCGGTACGCGTACTCGCTCGACGGGCCGCACCTCGAACTTGTGCAGGAGATCCCGGGGACGCCATGGACGGCTGCCCCGCGCGTCGCGACGCACCACCTCGGGTACTTCTGCGACGACGTCCCGGCGACGTCGAAGCTGCTGGAGGAGTCGGGTTTCGCGTTCGAAGCCGGTGCGGTGCTCGAGGGCACGCCCTCCCTGTTCGCCTACCACCTGGATCCTTCGGGGGTGCGGATCGAGGTCGTCGACCGTGGTCTGATCCCGGACTTCCCCACCTACCTGCGCGCGAGGACCCCGCGGTGA
- a CDS encoding acyl-CoA dehydrogenase family protein, whose amino-acid sequence MHDDDFRARLRAFLVEHHPGRRPKDRTERLAWQKAWLAKLFDAGYAGPSWPREYGGMDLSFARQVIYQEEYAKARVPGPLGTGLGIAAPTLVKYGTAEQKERYLRPMLRGDAVWAQGYSEPDAGSDLPALRTTARREGDEYIVNGQKVWTSSGDIADVLFTLVRTGTPASRQHGISYLLVDAHAPGVTVRPLRDLTGDAHFCEIFFTDVRVPVADRVGEENGGWPLVRTSLGHERAAGAMNQAARYRRVLDELIELAHERGATADPLVRARLADFEMRVRIMRYTGMRTIADILARGEPGPASSTSRLFVVTFEQDLHEFAVDLLGPYGMLGRDDPHAVQRGRWVWGFLRTRASTIGAGTAEIQRNTIAEQLLGLPRDPAMPPSSR is encoded by the coding sequence GTGCACGACGACGACTTCCGGGCGCGGCTGCGGGCCTTCCTCGTGGAGCACCACCCCGGCCGCCGCCCGAAGGACCGCACCGAACGGCTGGCCTGGCAGAAGGCTTGGCTGGCGAAACTCTTCGACGCGGGGTACGCGGGTCCGAGCTGGCCGCGCGAGTACGGCGGGATGGACCTCAGCTTCGCCCGGCAGGTGATCTACCAGGAGGAGTACGCGAAAGCGCGCGTACCCGGGCCGCTGGGCACGGGCCTGGGCATCGCCGCTCCCACGCTCGTCAAATACGGTACTGCGGAACAGAAAGAGCGGTACTTGCGCCCCATGCTGCGCGGGGACGCGGTGTGGGCGCAGGGCTACTCCGAGCCCGACGCCGGTTCGGATCTCCCGGCGCTGCGGACGACGGCCCGGCGGGAGGGCGACGAGTACATCGTCAACGGGCAGAAAGTGTGGACCAGCTCCGGCGACATCGCCGACGTCCTCTTCACCCTCGTCCGCACCGGCACGCCGGCATCGCGCCAGCACGGGATCAGCTACCTGCTCGTCGACGCGCACGCCCCCGGGGTCACCGTGCGGCCCCTGCGCGACCTCACCGGCGACGCGCACTTCTGCGAGATCTTCTTCACCGACGTCCGGGTCCCCGTGGCCGACCGCGTTGGCGAGGAGAACGGCGGGTGGCCACTGGTGCGCACGAGCCTCGGCCACGAGCGCGCGGCCGGGGCGATGAACCAGGCCGCGCGGTACCGGCGGGTGCTCGACGAGCTGATCGAACTGGCCCACGAGCGCGGCGCGACCGCCGACCCGCTGGTGCGCGCGCGGCTCGCGGACTTCGAGATGCGGGTGCGGATCATGCGCTACACCGGGATGCGGACGATCGCCGACATCCTGGCTCGCGGCGAACCGGGGCCGGCGTCGTCGACGTCCCGGCTCTTCGTCGTCACCTTCGAACAGGACCTCCACGAGTTCGCCGTCGACCTCCTCGGGCCGTACGGGATGCTCGGCCGGGACGACCCGCATGCCGTGCAACGCGGCCGCTGGGTGTGGGGTTTCCTGCGCACCCGCGCGTCGACGATCGGGGCGGGGACGGCGGAGATCCAGCGCAACACGATCGCGGAGCAGCTGCTGGGCCTGCCCCGCGACCCGGCCATGCCGCCGAGTTCGCGGTGA
- a CDS encoding ferredoxin, whose translation MKITIDTGLCSGHARCAATAPEVFELDDNGYALPFDGEVPAALEEKAREGAFACPERAITAQ comes from the coding sequence GTGAAGATCACCATCGACACGGGTTTGTGCTCCGGGCACGCGCGGTGCGCGGCTACGGCACCGGAGGTGTTCGAACTCGACGACAACGGCTACGCACTGCCCTTCGACGGCGAAGTCCCGGCCGCCCTCGAAGAGAAGGCGCGCGAAGGTGCGTTCGCGTGCCCGGAACGGGCGATCACCGCTCAGTGA
- a CDS encoding acyl-CoA dehydrogenase family protein, whose amino-acid sequence MIAFTEEQEDLRAVVRRFLADRADVRARLDSGEGHDLAVWRQLADQLGLPGIAVPEEYGGSGGGPVELGIVLEEMGRVLLPSPFFATVALVGQALTASGDDAAKSRWLPGIADGSLTATLAVAEESGRATDLTTTATGGTLSGTKMFVVDGHTADLLLVVARTGLFAVEGTAPGVTRTRLETLDRTRRLARIDFDGAPAVPIGESPPRKALDLAVVALAAEQVGGAQACLDMAVGHAKVRVQFDRPIGTFQAIKHKCADMLLAIEAARSAVYHAASAGDELPVAASVAGAYCSVAFTHAAKENIQIHGGVGYTWEHDAHRYLKRAKSSEQLFGAPAAHRARLADLVGI is encoded by the coding sequence GTGATCGCGTTCACGGAGGAGCAGGAGGACCTGCGCGCGGTGGTGCGTCGGTTCCTGGCCGACCGGGCGGACGTGCGCGCCCGGCTGGACTCCGGGGAAGGCCACGATCTGGCCGTGTGGCGGCAGCTGGCCGACCAGCTCGGGCTCCCCGGCATCGCTGTGCCAGAGGAGTACGGCGGGTCGGGCGGCGGCCCGGTCGAGCTGGGGATCGTGCTGGAGGAGATGGGACGGGTGCTGCTGCCGTCGCCGTTCTTCGCGACGGTGGCACTGGTCGGTCAGGCACTCACCGCTTCCGGTGATGATGCGGCGAAGTCCCGGTGGCTGCCCGGCATCGCCGACGGTTCGCTGACCGCGACCCTCGCCGTCGCGGAGGAAAGCGGGCGGGCGACCGACCTCACGACCACCGCCACCGGCGGGACCCTCTCCGGCACCAAGATGTTCGTCGTCGACGGGCACACAGCCGACCTCCTGCTCGTGGTCGCGCGCACCGGACTGTTCGCCGTCGAAGGCACCGCGCCCGGGGTGACGAGGACCCGGCTCGAAACGCTCGACCGGACCCGCCGGCTGGCGCGGATCGACTTCGACGGCGCGCCCGCGGTGCCGATCGGGGAGTCGCCGCCGCGCAAGGCACTCGACCTGGCCGTCGTCGCGCTCGCCGCGGAGCAGGTCGGTGGCGCGCAGGCGTGCCTCGACATGGCGGTCGGCCACGCGAAGGTCCGGGTCCAGTTCGACCGTCCGATCGGGACGTTCCAGGCGATCAAGCACAAGTGCGCGGACATGCTGCTGGCGATCGAGGCCGCGCGGTCGGCCGTCTACCACGCGGCGTCGGCCGGGGACGAGCTGCCCGTGGCCGCGAGCGTGGCCGGGGCGTACTGCTCGGTGGCCTTCACCCACGCGGCCAAGGAGAACATCCAGATCCACGGCGGCGTCGGCTACACGTGGGAGCACGACGCGCACCGCTACCTGAAGCGCGCCAAGTCGTCCGAGCAGCTGTTCGGCGCCCCCGCGGCACACCGCGCCCGGCTGGCCGACCTGGTGGGTATCTGA
- a CDS encoding SDR family NAD(P)-dependent oxidoreductase produces MTFDLSGKVALVTGGSRGLGLEMVRAFAAAGADVVITSRKLDACEAAAESVRALGRRALPVAAHVGHWDDLGRLTDAAYDEFGKVDILVNNAGMSPLAPSSAETSEELFDKVIGVNFKGPFRLASLIGQRMADGDGGSIINVSSSGALMPQPRFGPYAGAKAALNALTNVFALEYGPKVRVNTISAGPFLTDVSKAWAPEKRESARSALGRPGRPEEIVGTALYLADDASSYTTGALIRVDGGLY; encoded by the coding sequence ATGACGTTCGACCTCTCCGGCAAGGTCGCGCTGGTCACCGGCGGCAGCCGGGGCCTGGGACTGGAGATGGTGCGCGCTTTCGCCGCCGCGGGGGCGGACGTGGTGATCACCAGCCGCAAGCTCGACGCGTGCGAAGCAGCCGCCGAGTCGGTTCGGGCGCTCGGCCGACGCGCCCTGCCGGTCGCGGCGCACGTCGGGCACTGGGACGATCTCGGCCGGCTCACCGACGCCGCGTACGACGAGTTCGGGAAGGTCGACATCCTGGTCAACAACGCGGGTATGTCACCGCTGGCGCCGTCGTCGGCGGAGACCAGCGAGGAACTGTTCGACAAGGTGATCGGGGTCAACTTCAAGGGCCCGTTCCGCTTGGCTTCGCTGATCGGGCAGCGCATGGCCGACGGTGACGGGGGTTCGATCATCAACGTCTCTTCTTCGGGAGCGCTGATGCCGCAGCCGCGGTTCGGCCCGTACGCGGGGGCGAAGGCTGCTCTCAACGCCTTGACGAACGTCTTCGCGTTGGAATACGGGCCGAAGGTGCGGGTGAACACCATCTCGGCCGGGCCGTTCCTCACCGACGTCTCGAAGGCTTGGGCGCCGGAGAAGCGCGAATCCGCCCGAAGTGCGCTTGGCCGGCCCGGGCGTCCTGAGGAGATCGTCGGCACGGCGCTGTATCTCGCCGACGACGCATCGAGTTACACGACGGGAGCGCTGATCCGAGTGGACGGCGGGCTGTACTGA
- a CDS encoding acyl-CoA dehydrogenase family protein: protein MLDFSIEPEFQAKLDWAAAFVRAEVEPLDLLFPHGGDPYDTRNEKARAIVKPLQKQVRAQGLWACHLGPELGGPGYGQVKLAYLNEILGRSYWAPTVFGTAAPDTGNAEILAMFGTEEQKARYLQPLLDGDIVSTFSMTEPQGGADPKEFVCRAWREADEWVIDGEKWFSSNARYAEFLIVMAVTDPDAPPHRRMSMFVVPAETPGIEIKRNVGTMDERESLDEGIHAYLRYHQVRVPLDAMLGGPGDGFKVAQARLGGGRVHHAMRSVGKCARAFDMMCERALSRRTQGTPLAEKQAVQQFIADSWIELQQFRLLVLNTAWIIDTQPHGAARTQIAMCKVAMAKVLHDVIQRALHLHGSLGTTGELPLAHWWMAVPNLALADGPTEVHRTTIAKQVLKNHRPAEGLFPSEHIPPRLEAARKRYAHIINDSALSGRVNA from the coding sequence ATGCTGGACTTCTCGATCGAGCCGGAGTTCCAGGCCAAGCTCGACTGGGCCGCCGCCTTCGTCCGGGCGGAGGTCGAGCCGCTCGACCTGCTCTTCCCCCACGGCGGCGACCCGTACGACACGCGCAACGAGAAGGCGCGCGCGATCGTCAAGCCGTTGCAGAAGCAGGTCCGGGCTCAGGGCCTGTGGGCCTGCCACCTCGGCCCCGAGCTGGGCGGGCCCGGCTACGGGCAGGTCAAGCTCGCCTACCTCAACGAGATCCTCGGCCGCTCCTACTGGGCGCCGACGGTCTTCGGCACCGCCGCCCCCGACACCGGCAACGCCGAGATCCTGGCGATGTTCGGCACCGAGGAGCAGAAGGCGCGTTACCTGCAGCCGCTCCTGGACGGCGACATCGTCTCCACCTTCTCGATGACCGAGCCCCAAGGCGGCGCGGACCCGAAGGAGTTCGTCTGCCGTGCTTGGCGTGAAGCTGACGAGTGGGTGATCGACGGCGAGAAGTGGTTCTCCTCCAACGCGCGGTACGCGGAGTTCCTCATCGTCATGGCCGTCACGGACCCGGACGCACCGCCGCACCGGCGGATGTCGATGTTCGTCGTGCCGGCCGAGACGCCCGGGATCGAGATCAAGCGCAACGTCGGCACCATGGACGAACGCGAGTCGCTCGACGAAGGCATCCACGCCTACCTGCGCTACCACCAGGTGCGCGTCCCCCTCGACGCCATGCTCGGCGGTCCCGGTGACGGCTTCAAGGTGGCTCAGGCCCGCCTCGGCGGCGGCCGGGTGCACCACGCGATGCGCTCGGTCGGCAAATGTGCCCGCGCCTTCGACATGATGTGCGAGCGCGCCCTTTCCCGCCGTACGCAGGGAACCCCGCTCGCCGAGAAGCAGGCAGTCCAGCAGTTCATCGCGGACTCGTGGATCGAGCTGCAACAGTTCCGCCTGCTCGTGCTGAACACGGCGTGGATCATCGATACCCAGCCACACGGCGCCGCACGCACGCAGATCGCGATGTGCAAGGTCGCGATGGCCAAGGTGCTGCACGACGTCATCCAGCGGGCCCTGCACCTGCACGGCTCGCTGGGCACCACCGGTGAGCTGCCGCTCGCGCACTGGTGGATGGCCGTGCCGAACCTGGCCCTCGCCGACGGCCCGACCGAGGTGCACCGCACCACGATCGCCAAGCAGGTGCTCAAGAACCACCGGCCGGCCGAGGGGCTCTTCCCCAGTGAGCACATCCCGCCGCGGCTCGAGGCCGCCCGCAAGCGGTACGCGCACATCATCAACGACTCCGCGCTGTCCGGCCGGGTGAACGCATGA